The following coding sequences are from one Anguilla rostrata isolate EN2019 chromosome 16, ASM1855537v3, whole genome shotgun sequence window:
- the sin3aa gene encoding SIN3 transcription regulator family member Aa isoform X1 gives MKRRLEEQEAVFASQQRRLPASNEGFQHRVLAPAPAVYEAVPDSMQPTTGIQYSLPQSYPVPAVAQSSGGHGHAPAPAVHGSAHHHSPAVQPHGAQVVQSHAHPPAPPAPSAPAQGQQQFQRLKVEDALSYLDQVKLQFGSQPQVYNDFLDIMKEFKSQSIDTPGVISRVSQLFKGHPDLIMGFNTFLPPGYKIEVQTNDLVNVTTPGQIHHITPHGISVQNIAPPPPPQAQSQLPAPTTTAAPPPPVQPTPAKISKPLQSPALTPTSQPNPSIPPYASPRSPPVQPHTPVSSAPPLQNNQPVEFNHAINYVNKIKNRFQGQPDIYKAFLEILHTYQKEQRNAKEAGGNYTPALTEQEVYAQVARLFKNQEDLLSEFGQFLPDANSSACGPFSQLLSKTTAEKAESVRNDHGGTVKKPQLNNKQRPNQNGCQSRRHSGSGATPPVKKKPKLQGLKDSSLAEVSKHGVGTESLFFEKVRKALRSAEAYDNFLRCLVIFNQEVISRAELVQLVLPFLGKFPELFTWFKNFLGYRESSHIESFPKERATEGIAMEIDYASCKRLGSSYRALPKSYQQPKCTGRTPLCKEVLNDTWVSFPSWSEDSTFVSSKKTQYEEHIYRCEDERFELDVVLETNLATIRVLETVQKKLSRMSAEEQAKFRLDNTMGGSSEVIHRKAIQRIYGDKAPDIIDGLRKNPAVSVPIVLKRLKTKEEEWREAQRGFNRIWREQNEKYYLKSLDHQGINFKQNDTKVLRSKTLLNEIESIYDERQEQASEENSAPPTGPHMTLTYEDSQILEDAAALIIHHVKRQAGIQKEDKYKIKQVVYHFIPDLLFAQRGALSDLEEEEEEEMELDEGGAKKHNGVVAGGGGGGASPAKSKLLFGSTAAQKLRGADEAYNLFYVNNNWYIFLRLHQILCSRLLRIYGQAERQIEEDCRERDWESEVLGFKRDKNDNPAIQLRLKEPMDIEVEDYYSAFLEMVRNLLDGNMDASQYEDSLREMFTIHAYIAFTMDKLIQSIVRQLQHIVSDAICVQVTDLYLAESPNAATGGALSSQPSRATAEGTYQRKAEQLMSDENCFKLMFMKSRGQVQLTVELLDTEEENSDEPVEAERWSDYIGRYVNLDSTSPELREHLAQKPVFLPRNLRRIRKYQRGREQQEKEAKEGGKKSAENSENLKLEKKSADSSENLKLEKKSSDSSENLKLEKKSSENAENLKLECMFKLNSYKMVYVFKSEDYMYRRTALLRAHQSHERVSTRLHLRFQAWVDSWVREHVTREMAAENSKWLMGEGREGLLPCTTTCNPELLHFRSINKYRVKYGPTLKAP, from the exons ATGAAGCGCCGCTTGGAGGAACAGGAAGCGGTTTTCGCGTCCCAGCAGCGCCGGCTCCCGGCCAGCAACGAGGGCTTCCAGCACCGGGTCCTGGCCCCCGCGCCAGCCGTGTACGAGGCAGTCCCCGACAGCATGCAGCCCACCACTGGCATCCAGTACTCCCTCCCGCAGAGCTACCCG gttCCCGCTGTGGCACAGAGCTCTGGAGGACatggccacgcccccgccccggccgtGCATGGCAGCGCCCACCACCACAGCCCCGCCGTTCAGCCACACGGGGCCCAGGTGGTGcagagccacgcccacccgCCGGCGCCCCCGGCGCCCTCCGCCCCCGCGCAGGGACAGCAGCAGTTCCAGAGGCTCAAG GTGGAGGATGCCCTTTCCTACCTGGACCAGGTGAAGCTGCAGTTTGGAAGTCAGCCACAGGTCTACAATGACTTCTTGGACATCATGAAGGAGTTTAAGTCCCAGAG caTTGACACCCCTGGAGTGATCAGCAGGGTGTCCCAGCTCTTCAAGGGACACCCCGATCTCATCATGGGCTTCAACACCTTCCTGCCACCCGGCTACAAGATCGAGGTGCAGACCAACGACCTGGTCAACGTCACCACGCCAGGACAGATCCACCACATCACTCCCCACGGCATCTCTGTGCAGAacatagccccgcccccacctccccaggcACAGTCCCAGCtgcccgcccccaccaccactgcagccccgcccccgcctgtTCAGCCTACACCGGCCAAGATCAGCAAG CCCCTGCAGTCTCCTGCCCTGACCCCCACCAGCCAGCCCAACCCTTCCATCCCGCCCTACGCCTCACCCCGCTCGCCCCCAGTGCAGCCCCACACGCCTGtcagcagtgccccacccctGCAGAACAACCAGCCCGTGGAGTTTAACCACGCCATCAACTACGTCAACAAGATCAAGAACCGCTTCCAGGGCCAGCCCGACATCTACAAGGCCTTCCTGGAGATTCTGCACACCTACCAG AAGGAGCAGCGGAACGCCAAGGAGGCGGGGGGGAACTACACCCCCGCCCTGACGGAGCAGGAGGTGTACGCTCAGGTGGCCCGGCTCTTCAAGAACCAGGAGGATCTTCTCTCGGAATTTGGCCAGTTCCTGCCGGACGCCAACAGCTCCGCG TGTGGTCCCTTTTCCCAGCTGCTCAGCAAGACCACAGCGGAGAAGGCTGAGTCTGTGCGCAACGACCATGGCGGTACGGTCAAAAAACCGCAGCTCAACAACAAGCAAAGGCCCAATCAGAATGGCTGCCAGAGCCGACGCCACTCTGGGAGTGGAGCCACGCCCCCAGTCAAG aagAAACCTAAACTGCAGGGCTTGAAGGACTCGTCCCTGGCGGAAGTCAGTAAGCATGGCGTGGGCACAGAGTCTCTGTTCTTTGAGAAG GTTCGAAAGGCCCTGCGGAGCGCCGAGGCCTATGATAACTTCCTGCGCTGTTTGGTCATCTTCAACCAGGAAGTGATCTCACGCGCTGAGCTGGTGCAGCTGGTGCTGCCGTTTCTGGG AAAATTCCCAGAGCTGTTCACCTGGTTCAAGAACTTCCTGGGGTACCGGGAGTCGTCCCACATTGAGAGCTTCCCCAAGGAGCGTGCCACCGAGGGCATCGCCATGGAGATCGACTATGCCTCCTGCAAGAGGCTTGGCTCCAGCTACCGGGCCCTGCCCAAGAGCTACCAGCAGCCCAAGTGCACCGGGAGGACCCCGCTCTGCAAGGAG GTCCTGAATGACACGTGGGTGTCCTTCCCCTCCTGGTCGGAGGACTCCACCTTTGTCAGCTCCAAAAAGACTCAGTACGAAGAGCACATCTACAGGTGTGAGGACGAAAGATTTGAG cTGGACGTGGTGCTGGAGACGAACCTGGCCACCATCCGTGTGCTGGAGACCGTGCAGAAGAAGCTCTCCCGCATGTCCGCCGAGGAGCAGGCCAAATTCCGGCTGGACAACACCATGGGTGGGTCGTCCGAGGTCATCCACCGCAAGGCCATCCAGAGGATATACGGTGACAAGGCCCCTGACATCATTGATGGGCTGAGGAAGAACCCTGCCGTCTCTGTCCCTATTGTCCTCAAGAG GTTAAAGACCAAGGAAGAGGAATGGCGAGAAGCCCAGAGAGGCTTTAACAGGATTTGGAGGGAGCAGAATGAGAAATATTACCTGAAGTCCCTGGACCACCAGGGCATCAATTTCAAACAGAACGACACCAAGGTGCTGCGCTCCAAGACCCTGCTCAATGAGATCGAGAGCATCTATGACGAG CGGCAGGAGCAAGCATCGGAAGAGaactctgccccgcccaccggcCCCCACATGACCCTGACCTATGAGGACAGCCAGATCCTGGAGGATGCCGCCGCCCTCATCATCCACCACGTCAAGCGGCAGGCCGGAATTCAGAAGGAGGACAAGTACAAGATCAAGCAGGTGGTCTACCACTTCATCCCCGACCTGCTGTTCGCCCAGCGGGGGGCGCTGTCcgacctggaggaggaggaagaggaggagatggagctcGACGAGGGCGGGGCCAAGAAGCACAATGGGGTGGTGGCTGGCGGcggagggggtggagccagtCCTGCCAAGTCCAAGCTGCTCTTCGGCAGCACGGCAGCTCAGAAGCTGCGCGGCGCGGACGAGGCCTACAACCTCTTCTACGTCAACAACAACTGGTACATCTTCCTGCGGCTGCACCAGATCCTGTGCTCGCGGCTGCTTCGCATCTATGGCCAGGCCGAGCGGCAGATCGAGGAGGACTGCAGGGAGCGCGACTGGGAAAGCGAGGTGCTGGGCTTCAAGCGCGACAAGAACGACAACCCCGCCATCCAGTTGCGCCTGAAAGAGCCCA TGGACATCGAGGTAGAGGACTACTACTCCGCCTTCCTGGAGATGGTCCGGAACCTTCTGGACGGCAACATGGATGCCTCCCAGTACGAGGACTCTCTGCGAGAGATGTTCACCATCCACGCCTACATCGCCTTCACCATGGACAAGCTCATCCAGAGCATCGTCCGGCAG ctgcagcacattGTAAGCGATGCGATCTGCGTCCAGGTGACTGACCTGTACCTGGCTGAGAGTCCCAATGCTgccacagggggcgctctcTCCTCCCAGCCCTCCCGGGCCACTGCCGAGGGCACCTACCAGCGCAAGGCCGAGCAGCTCATGTCCGACGAGAACTGCTTTAAG CTGATGTTCATGAAGAGTCGGGGGCAGGTGCAGCTGACTGTCGAGTTGTTGGACACGGAAGAGGAGAACTCGGACGAGCCCGTCGAGGCTGAG CGCTGGTCCGATTACATTGGCCGGTATGTCAACCTGGACTCCACCTCCCCGGAGCTGCGTGAGCACCTGGCCCAGAAGCCGGTGTTTCTCCCCAG gaacctCCGTCGGATACGCAAGTACCAACGAGGGCGAGAACAGCAGGAGAAGGAGGCCAAGGAAGGAGGGAAGAAGTCCGCAGAGAACTCCGAAAACCTGAAGCTGGAGAAGAAGTCTGCAGACAGCTCCGAGAACCTGAAGCTGGAGAAGAAGTCTTCGGACAGCTCTGAGAACCTGAAGTTGGAGAAGAAGTCCTCGGAGAATGCAGAGAACCTGAAGTTAGAGTGCATGTTCAAGCTCAACTCCTACAAGATGGTGTACGTCTTCAAGTCTGAGGACTACATGTACCGCCGCACTGCTCTGCTGAGGGCCCACCAG TCTCACGAGCGGGTCAGTACTCGGCTGCACCTGCGCTTCCAGGCCTGGGTGGACTCGTGGGTGAGGGAGCACGTCACCCGGGAGATGGCCGCCGAAAACTCCAAATGGCTGATgggagaggggcgggaggggctgCTGCCATGCACCACCACCTGCAACCCCGAACTCCTCCACTTCAGGAGCATCAACAAATACCGCGTCAAGTACGGCCCCACCCTCAAAGCACCGTAA
- the sin3aa gene encoding SIN3 transcription regulator family member Aa isoform X3, with translation MKRRLEEQEAVFASQQRRLPASNEGFQHRVLAPAPAVYEAVPDSMQPTTGIQYSLPQSYPVPAVAQSSGGHGHAPAPAVHGSAHHHSPAVQPHGAQVVQSHAHPPAPPAPSAPAQGQQQFQRLKVEDALSYLDQVKLQFGSQPQVYNDFLDIMKEFKSQSIDTPGVISRVSQLFKGHPDLIMGFNTFLPPGYKIEVQTNDLVNVTTPGQIHHITPHGISVQNIAPPPPPQAQSQLPAPTTTAAPPPPVQPTPAKISKPLQSPALTPTSQPNPSIPPYASPRSPPVQPHTPVSSAPPLQNNQPVEFNHAINYVNKIKNRFQGQPDIYKAFLEILHTYQKEQRNAKEAGGNYTPALTEQEVYAQVARLFKNQEDLLSEFGQFLPDANSSALLSKTTAEKAESVRNDHGGTVKKPQLNNKQRPNQNGCQSRRHSGSGATPPVKKKPKLQGLKDSSLAEVSKHGVGTESLFFEKVRKALRSAEAYDNFLRCLVIFNQEVISRAELVQLVLPFLGKFPELFTWFKNFLGYRESSHIESFPKERATEGIAMEIDYASCKRLGSSYRALPKSYQQPKCTGRTPLCKEVLNDTWVSFPSWSEDSTFVSSKKTQYEEHIYRCEDERFELDVVLETNLATIRVLETVQKKLSRMSAEEQAKFRLDNTMGGSSEVIHRKAIQRIYGDKAPDIIDGLRKNPAVSVPIVLKRLKTKEEEWREAQRGFNRIWREQNEKYYLKSLDHQGINFKQNDTKVLRSKTLLNEIESIYDERQEQASEENSAPPTGPHMTLTYEDSQILEDAAALIIHHVKRQAGIQKEDKYKIKQVVYHFIPDLLFAQRGALSDLEEEEEEEMELDEGGAKKHNGVVAGGGGGGASPAKSKLLFGSTAAQKLRGADEAYNLFYVNNNWYIFLRLHQILCSRLLRIYGQAERQIEEDCRERDWESEVLGFKRDKNDNPAIQLRLKEPMDIEVEDYYSAFLEMVRNLLDGNMDASQYEDSLREMFTIHAYIAFTMDKLIQSIVRQLQHIVSDAICVQVTDLYLAESPNAATGGALSSQPSRATAEGTYQRKAEQLMSDENCFKLMFMKSRGQVQLTVELLDTEEENSDEPVEAERWSDYIGRYVNLDSTSPELREHLAQKPVFLPRNLRRIRKYQRGREQQEKEAKEGGKKSAENSENLKLEKKSADSSENLKLEKKSSDSSENLKLEKKSSENAENLKLECMFKLNSYKMVYVFKSEDYMYRRTALLRAHQSHERVSTRLHLRFQAWVDSWVREHVTREMAAENSKWLMGEGREGLLPCTTTCNPELLHFRSINKYRVKYGPTLKAP, from the exons ATGAAGCGCCGCTTGGAGGAACAGGAAGCGGTTTTCGCGTCCCAGCAGCGCCGGCTCCCGGCCAGCAACGAGGGCTTCCAGCACCGGGTCCTGGCCCCCGCGCCAGCCGTGTACGAGGCAGTCCCCGACAGCATGCAGCCCACCACTGGCATCCAGTACTCCCTCCCGCAGAGCTACCCG gttCCCGCTGTGGCACAGAGCTCTGGAGGACatggccacgcccccgccccggccgtGCATGGCAGCGCCCACCACCACAGCCCCGCCGTTCAGCCACACGGGGCCCAGGTGGTGcagagccacgcccacccgCCGGCGCCCCCGGCGCCCTCCGCCCCCGCGCAGGGACAGCAGCAGTTCCAGAGGCTCAAG GTGGAGGATGCCCTTTCCTACCTGGACCAGGTGAAGCTGCAGTTTGGAAGTCAGCCACAGGTCTACAATGACTTCTTGGACATCATGAAGGAGTTTAAGTCCCAGAG caTTGACACCCCTGGAGTGATCAGCAGGGTGTCCCAGCTCTTCAAGGGACACCCCGATCTCATCATGGGCTTCAACACCTTCCTGCCACCCGGCTACAAGATCGAGGTGCAGACCAACGACCTGGTCAACGTCACCACGCCAGGACAGATCCACCACATCACTCCCCACGGCATCTCTGTGCAGAacatagccccgcccccacctccccaggcACAGTCCCAGCtgcccgcccccaccaccactgcagccccgcccccgcctgtTCAGCCTACACCGGCCAAGATCAGCAAG CCCCTGCAGTCTCCTGCCCTGACCCCCACCAGCCAGCCCAACCCTTCCATCCCGCCCTACGCCTCACCCCGCTCGCCCCCAGTGCAGCCCCACACGCCTGtcagcagtgccccacccctGCAGAACAACCAGCCCGTGGAGTTTAACCACGCCATCAACTACGTCAACAAGATCAAGAACCGCTTCCAGGGCCAGCCCGACATCTACAAGGCCTTCCTGGAGATTCTGCACACCTACCAG AAGGAGCAGCGGAACGCCAAGGAGGCGGGGGGGAACTACACCCCCGCCCTGACGGAGCAGGAGGTGTACGCTCAGGTGGCCCGGCTCTTCAAGAACCAGGAGGATCTTCTCTCGGAATTTGGCCAGTTCCTGCCGGACGCCAACAGCTCCGCG CTGCTCAGCAAGACCACAGCGGAGAAGGCTGAGTCTGTGCGCAACGACCATGGCGGTACGGTCAAAAAACCGCAGCTCAACAACAAGCAAAGGCCCAATCAGAATGGCTGCCAGAGCCGACGCCACTCTGGGAGTGGAGCCACGCCCCCAGTCAAG aagAAACCTAAACTGCAGGGCTTGAAGGACTCGTCCCTGGCGGAAGTCAGTAAGCATGGCGTGGGCACAGAGTCTCTGTTCTTTGAGAAG GTTCGAAAGGCCCTGCGGAGCGCCGAGGCCTATGATAACTTCCTGCGCTGTTTGGTCATCTTCAACCAGGAAGTGATCTCACGCGCTGAGCTGGTGCAGCTGGTGCTGCCGTTTCTGGG AAAATTCCCAGAGCTGTTCACCTGGTTCAAGAACTTCCTGGGGTACCGGGAGTCGTCCCACATTGAGAGCTTCCCCAAGGAGCGTGCCACCGAGGGCATCGCCATGGAGATCGACTATGCCTCCTGCAAGAGGCTTGGCTCCAGCTACCGGGCCCTGCCCAAGAGCTACCAGCAGCCCAAGTGCACCGGGAGGACCCCGCTCTGCAAGGAG GTCCTGAATGACACGTGGGTGTCCTTCCCCTCCTGGTCGGAGGACTCCACCTTTGTCAGCTCCAAAAAGACTCAGTACGAAGAGCACATCTACAGGTGTGAGGACGAAAGATTTGAG cTGGACGTGGTGCTGGAGACGAACCTGGCCACCATCCGTGTGCTGGAGACCGTGCAGAAGAAGCTCTCCCGCATGTCCGCCGAGGAGCAGGCCAAATTCCGGCTGGACAACACCATGGGTGGGTCGTCCGAGGTCATCCACCGCAAGGCCATCCAGAGGATATACGGTGACAAGGCCCCTGACATCATTGATGGGCTGAGGAAGAACCCTGCCGTCTCTGTCCCTATTGTCCTCAAGAG GTTAAAGACCAAGGAAGAGGAATGGCGAGAAGCCCAGAGAGGCTTTAACAGGATTTGGAGGGAGCAGAATGAGAAATATTACCTGAAGTCCCTGGACCACCAGGGCATCAATTTCAAACAGAACGACACCAAGGTGCTGCGCTCCAAGACCCTGCTCAATGAGATCGAGAGCATCTATGACGAG CGGCAGGAGCAAGCATCGGAAGAGaactctgccccgcccaccggcCCCCACATGACCCTGACCTATGAGGACAGCCAGATCCTGGAGGATGCCGCCGCCCTCATCATCCACCACGTCAAGCGGCAGGCCGGAATTCAGAAGGAGGACAAGTACAAGATCAAGCAGGTGGTCTACCACTTCATCCCCGACCTGCTGTTCGCCCAGCGGGGGGCGCTGTCcgacctggaggaggaggaagaggaggagatggagctcGACGAGGGCGGGGCCAAGAAGCACAATGGGGTGGTGGCTGGCGGcggagggggtggagccagtCCTGCCAAGTCCAAGCTGCTCTTCGGCAGCACGGCAGCTCAGAAGCTGCGCGGCGCGGACGAGGCCTACAACCTCTTCTACGTCAACAACAACTGGTACATCTTCCTGCGGCTGCACCAGATCCTGTGCTCGCGGCTGCTTCGCATCTATGGCCAGGCCGAGCGGCAGATCGAGGAGGACTGCAGGGAGCGCGACTGGGAAAGCGAGGTGCTGGGCTTCAAGCGCGACAAGAACGACAACCCCGCCATCCAGTTGCGCCTGAAAGAGCCCA TGGACATCGAGGTAGAGGACTACTACTCCGCCTTCCTGGAGATGGTCCGGAACCTTCTGGACGGCAACATGGATGCCTCCCAGTACGAGGACTCTCTGCGAGAGATGTTCACCATCCACGCCTACATCGCCTTCACCATGGACAAGCTCATCCAGAGCATCGTCCGGCAG ctgcagcacattGTAAGCGATGCGATCTGCGTCCAGGTGACTGACCTGTACCTGGCTGAGAGTCCCAATGCTgccacagggggcgctctcTCCTCCCAGCCCTCCCGGGCCACTGCCGAGGGCACCTACCAGCGCAAGGCCGAGCAGCTCATGTCCGACGAGAACTGCTTTAAG CTGATGTTCATGAAGAGTCGGGGGCAGGTGCAGCTGACTGTCGAGTTGTTGGACACGGAAGAGGAGAACTCGGACGAGCCCGTCGAGGCTGAG CGCTGGTCCGATTACATTGGCCGGTATGTCAACCTGGACTCCACCTCCCCGGAGCTGCGTGAGCACCTGGCCCAGAAGCCGGTGTTTCTCCCCAG gaacctCCGTCGGATACGCAAGTACCAACGAGGGCGAGAACAGCAGGAGAAGGAGGCCAAGGAAGGAGGGAAGAAGTCCGCAGAGAACTCCGAAAACCTGAAGCTGGAGAAGAAGTCTGCAGACAGCTCCGAGAACCTGAAGCTGGAGAAGAAGTCTTCGGACAGCTCTGAGAACCTGAAGTTGGAGAAGAAGTCCTCGGAGAATGCAGAGAACCTGAAGTTAGAGTGCATGTTCAAGCTCAACTCCTACAAGATGGTGTACGTCTTCAAGTCTGAGGACTACATGTACCGCCGCACTGCTCTGCTGAGGGCCCACCAG TCTCACGAGCGGGTCAGTACTCGGCTGCACCTGCGCTTCCAGGCCTGGGTGGACTCGTGGGTGAGGGAGCACGTCACCCGGGAGATGGCCGCCGAAAACTCCAAATGGCTGATgggagaggggcgggaggggctgCTGCCATGCACCACCACCTGCAACCCCGAACTCCTCCACTTCAGGAGCATCAACAAATACCGCGTCAAGTACGGCCCCACCCTCAAAGCACCGTAA